From the genome of Cynocephalus volans isolate mCynVol1 chromosome 14, mCynVol1.pri, whole genome shotgun sequence, one region includes:
- the LOC134362701 gene encoding LOW QUALITY PROTEIN: melanoma inhibitory activity protein 2-like (The sequence of the model RefSeq protein was modified relative to this genomic sequence to represent the inferred CDS: inserted 1 base in 1 codon): MEVPGAAPQPYLGLVLGKLCRTVAALPEDLRPGPGFPWELVTCAALTGLLILLFLWRSVRSVRSRLYVRREKKLAEKLSGLIEEKCKLLDKLCVVQEEYEGLESAVKDASFEKGSTEAQSLEATYEKLSSSKSKLEDEIVFLAKELKEQKSKHCEQDELMADISKRIQSLEDESKSIQSQVAEAKLICKIFQMNEERLKVAIKDALNENSQLQESQKQLLQEAEVLKEQVSELNKQKILFENSKVQAERVLSDKENHIQSLAERLLKMTDWAAVLGEDMMADDLELEMKSESQKGARLDDLPKGALKKLIHAAKLNASFKTLEGERNQIYTELSEVDKTKEELIEHITNLQTEQASLQSENTQLESENQKLQQKLKVMTELYQENGMNLHRKLIAEEKDRLEKEEKLSKVEEKVSHAAEELETYRRRARDAEEELERSVRSYQGQMTSYEKEARGSWVAAETAERHLRYLRKVNVSKRQKLAEKEFKFELFKKDPYVVDVPKTAFGGEHSPCGASPVGRPSSETRAFLSPLRLAPLTPGRGGGRGSRGPENTLDHQMTNERGELGCDRLTDSHGAPSGFLSPPWEQHRRMRIPPPGHPCSDPALLPRRQDGFDPDPGGPSGPAELKSFNLPSLDKVDGPKPSQMESSRNDTKDDLGNVNVPHSSVPAEREASGPGFAPPPFPAIRGPLFPVDRRGPFMRREPPFPPPPPGSMYGAPQNYYLPRDFPPPPPFAMRNVYSLRGFPPYVPLGAGFSPPPPHSESRGEFPSGSIPCSNEPAPEXPEAQQET, translated from the exons atggaggtgcccggggctgcccctcagccgtacttggggctggtcctgggaaagctgtgcaggactgtggcagcattgcctgaagacctgagaccgggccctggttttccgtgggaactggtgacatgtgcggctcttactggattgttgattctcttgtttttgtggagaagtgttcgatcggtgagaagccggctttatgtaagaagagagaaaaagcttgctgaaaagctttctggactaattgaagaaaaatgtaaactacttgacaaactttgcgttgttcaagaggagtatgaaggcttggagtcagctgtgaaggatgccagctttgagaaggggtcaacagaagcacaaagcttggaggcaacctatgaaaagctgagcagctccaaatctaaacttgaggatgaaatagtctttctagccaaagaattaaaggaacagaaatctaaacattgtgagcaagatgaattgatggcggacatttcaaagaggatacagtccctagaagatgaatcgaaatccatccagtcacaagtagctgaagccaaactaatctgcaaaatatttcaaatgaatgaagaacgtctgaaggtggcaataaaagacgccttgaatgaaaattcccaacttcaggaaagccagaaacagcttttacaagaagcggaagtattgaaagaacaagtgagtgaacttaataaacagaaaatactatttgaaaactccaaagtccaggcagaacgagttctgagtgataaagaaaatcacatccagtctctggctgaacgcttgctcaagatgacagactgggctgctgtgcttggagaagacatgatggctgatgacttggaattggagatgaagagtgaatcacaaaagggtgctcgcttagatgatctgccaaaaggagctttgaagaaactgattcacgctgctaagttaaatgcttctttcaaaaccctagaaggagaaagaaaccaaatttacactgagttgtctgaagtagataaaacaaaggaagagcttatagagcatattacaaatctccagactgaacaagcatctttacagtcagaaaacacacagttggaaagtgaaaatcagaagcttcagcagaaacttaaagtaatgactgaactgtatcaagaaaatggaatgaatctccacaggaagttaatagcagaggaaaaggaccggttagagaaggaggagaaactttccaaagtagaagagaaggtgagccatgcagctgaggaactggagacctacagaaggagagccagagatgcggaagaagaattggagagaagcgttcgttcttatcaagggcagatgacttcctatgagaaagaagcgcgtggcagctgggtggcagctgagactgctgaaagacacctcaggtatttaaggaaagtaaatgtttccaagagacaaaaattagctgaaaaagagtttaaatttgaacttttcaaaaaagatccttatgtagttgatgttccaaagacagcatttggcggagagcattccccatgtggtgcctcaccagtgggtcgaccttcatccgaaacgagagcttttctctctccactcagactcgcacctttgactccagggcgaggaggaggaagaggctcaagaggcccagagaatactctggatcaccagatgaccaatgaaagaggagaattgggctgtgataggttaaccgattctcatggagcaccttctgggttcctgtcacctccgtgggaacagcaccggaggatgaggatccctccaccaggccacccatgttctgatccagctcttcttccacgaaggcaagacggatttgatcctgatcctggtggaccgtctggcccagcagaactcaaaagtttcaatctgccttctttggataaagtggatgggccaaagccttcacaaatggaatccagcagaaatgataccaaagacgaccttggtaatgtcaatgtgcctcattcatctgtgcctgctgaaagggaagcaagtggccctggctttgctcctccaccttttcctgcaatcagaggtccattgtttccagtggataggaggggtccattcatgagaagagaacctccttttcctccacctcctccaggaagcatgtatggagctcctcaaaattattatctaccaagggatttccct ccaccacctccatttgcaatgagaaatgtctattcactgaggggatttcctccttatgttcctctaggagctggattttcacctccacccccacattctgaaagtaggggtgagttcccttcagggtcgattccgtgctcaaatgagcctgctcctg atccagaagcacagcaagaaacctga
- the LOC134362819 gene encoding melanoma inhibitory activity protein 2-like has product MEVPGAAPQPYLGLVLGKLCRTVAALPEDLRPGPGFPWELVTCAALTGLLILLFLWRSVRSVRSRLYVRREKKLAEKLSGLIEEKCKLLDKLCVVQEEYEGLESAVKDASFEKGSTEAQSLEATYEKLSSSKSKLEDEIVFLAKELKEQKSKHCEQDELMADISKRIQSLEDESKSIQSQVAEAKLICKIFQMNEERLKVAIKDALNENSQLQESQKQLLQEAEVLKEQVSELNKQKILFENSKVQAERVLSDKENHIQSLAERLLKMTDWAAVLGEDMMADDLELEMKSESQKGARLDDLPKGALKKLIHAAKLNASFKTLEGERNQIYTELSEVDKTKEELIEHITNLQTEQASLQSENTQLESENQKLQQKLKVMTELYQENGMNLHRKLIAEEKDRLEKEEKLSKVEEKVSHAAEELETYRRRARDAEEELERSVRSYQGQMTSYEKEARGSWVAAETAERHLRYLRKVNVSKRQKLAEKEFKFELFKKDPYVVDVPKTAFGGEHSPCGASPVGRPSSETRAFLSPLRLAPLTPGRGGGRGSRGPENTLDHQMTNERGELGCDRLTDSHGAPSGFLSPPWEQHRRMRIPPPGHPCSDPALLPRRQDGFDPDPGGPSGPAELKSFNLPSLDKVDGPKPSQMESSRNDTKDDLGNVNVPHSSVPAEREASGPGFAPPPFPAIRGPLFPVDRRGPFMRREPPFPPPPPGSMYGAPQNYYLPRD; this is encoded by the coding sequence atggaggtgcccggggctgcccctcagccgtacttggggctggtcctgggaaagctgtgcaggactgtggcagcattgcctgaagacctgagaccgggccctggttttccgtgggaactggtgacatgtgcggctcttactggattgttgattctcttgtttttgtggagaagtgttcgatcggtgagaagccggctttatgtaagaagagagaaaaagcttgctgaaaagctttctggactaattgaagaaaaatgtaaactacttgacaaactttgcgttgttcaagaggagtatgaaggcttggagtcagctgtgaaggatgccagctttgagaaggggtcaacagaagcacaaagcttggaggcaacctatgaaaagctgagcagctccaaatctaaacttgaggatgaaatagtctttctagccaaagaattaaaggaacagaaatctaaacattgtgagcaagatgaattgatggcggacatttcaaagaggatacagtccctagaagatgaatcgaaatccatccagtcacaagtagctgaagccaaactaatctgcaaaatatttcaaatgaatgaagaacgtctgaaggtggcaataaaagacgccttgaatgaaaattcccaacttcaggaaagccagaaacagcttttacaagaagcggaagtattgaaagaacaagtgagtgaacttaataaacagaaaatactatttgaaaactccaaagtccaggcagaacgagttctgagtgataaagaaaatcacatccagtctctggctgaacgcttgctcaagatgacagactgggctgctgtgcttggagaagacatgatggctgatgacttggaattggagatgaagagtgaatcacaaaagggtgctcgcttagatgatctgccaaaaggagctttgaagaaactgattcacgctgctaagttaaatgcttctttcaaaaccctagaaggagaaagaaaccaaatttacactgagttgtctgaagtagataaaacaaaggaagagcttatagagcatattacaaatctccagactgaacaagcatctttacagtcagaaaacacacagttggaaagtgaaaatcagaagcttcagcagaaacttaaagtaatgactgaactgtatcaagaaaatggaatgaatctccacaggaagttaatagcagaggaaaaggaccggttagagaaggaggagaaactttccaaagtagaagagaaggtgagccatgcagctgaggaactggagacctacagaaggagagccagagatgcggaagaagaattggagagaagcgttcgttcttatcaagggcagatgacttcctatgagaaagaagcgcgtggcagctgggtggcagctgagactgctgaaagacacctcaggtatttaaggaaagtaaatgtttccaagagacaaaaattagctgaaaaagagtttaaatttgaacttttcaaaaaagatccttatgtagttgatgttccaaagacagcatttggcggagagcattccccatgtggtgcctcaccagtgggtcgaccttcatccgaaacgagagcttttctctctccactcagactcgcacctttgactccagggcgaggaggaggaagaggctcaagaggcccagagaatactctggatcaccagatgaccaatgaaagaggagaattgggctgtgataggttaaccgattctcatggagcaccttctgggttcctgtcacctccgtgggaacagcaccggaggatgaggatccctccaccaggccacccatgttctgatccagctcttcttccacgaaggcaagacggatttgatcctgatcctggtggaccgtctggcccagcagaactcaaaagtttcaatctgccttctttggataaagtggatgggccaaagccttcacaaatggaatccagcagaaatgataccaaagacgaccttggtaatgtcaatgtgcctcattcatctgtgcctgctgaaagggaagcaagtggccctggctttgctcctccaccttttcctgcaatcagaggtccattgtttccagtggataggaggggtccattcatgagaagagaacctccttttcctccacctcctccaggaagcatgtatggagctcctcaaaattattatctaccaagggat